One genomic region from Spirochaetota bacterium encodes:
- a CDS encoding uroporphyrinogen decarboxylase family protein: protein MTSRERLQKTLRGEIPDCVPVAPDFSNMVPARLTGKPFWDLYLYNDIPIWEAYIACAKHFNIDSLMDGYFPLVFEEETDKRPWESFIVFRNDERIVTQRCLKENGKRIWADYVSVYYRADSPTGHVAPEKIDLPATPTRFEPVEGVKPVDRGPEGLKRVKKLMGDQGLVGVWGGANTPAFGDEAGIYRYYDNPDKHEAWAEERVQRAEARMNRILALEERPDFICVGGSGTLVFNTVEMVRKVSLPSVKRVIEMATKAGIPTHVHSCGPEAELVKLMAEETGLTIIDPLEIAPMGDCDLKELKRKYGKKLTLKGNLHTTDVMLKGSKDDVIRASKKAIDDAAEGGRFVLSTGDQCGRDTPFENLHAMVETARTYGKY from the coding sequence ATGACATCTCGAGAACGCCTGCAGAAGACACTTCGGGGAGAGATACCGGACTGCGTGCCGGTGGCCCCGGATTTCTCAAATATGGTCCCGGCAAGGCTCACCGGCAAACCATTCTGGGACCTCTATCTTTACAATGATATCCCTATATGGGAAGCGTATATCGCCTGCGCGAAGCATTTCAATATCGATTCGCTCATGGACGGCTATTTCCCCCTTGTTTTTGAGGAAGAAACGGATAAGCGCCCCTGGGAGTCCTTCATCGTCTTCAGGAACGACGAGCGTATCGTAACACAGCGCTGCCTGAAAGAGAACGGCAAACGCATCTGGGCGGACTATGTTTCCGTGTACTATCGCGCCGATTCCCCGACGGGGCATGTCGCCCCGGAAAAGATAGACCTCCCTGCGACACCGACACGATTTGAGCCGGTGGAAGGAGTAAAACCGGTCGACCGCGGGCCCGAGGGGCTGAAACGCGTGAAAAAGCTCATGGGCGATCAGGGACTCGTCGGTGTATGGGGAGGAGCGAATACCCCTGCATTCGGCGATGAAGCAGGCATATATCGCTATTACGATAACCCCGATAAACACGAAGCATGGGCGGAAGAGCGGGTGCAGCGCGCAGAAGCACGAATGAACCGAATACTCGCGCTTGAGGAAAGACCGGATTTCATCTGTGTCGGCGGTTCCGGCACATTGGTATTCAACACCGTAGAGATGGTACGGAAGGTCTCACTGCCGTCGGTGAAGCGCGTCATCGAAATGGCAACAAAAGCAGGTATACCCACCCATGTCCATTCCTGCGGACCGGAAGCCGAACTCGTCAAGCTCATGGCGGAAGAGACCGGGCTTACCATCATAGACCCGCTTGAGATAGCGCCGATGGGGGACTGCGATCTCAAGGAACTGAAACGGAAGTATGGGAAAAAGCTGACACTGAAGGGCAATCTTCACACGACCGATGTCATGCTCAAAGGGAGCAAAGATGATGTGATACGCGCGAGCAAAAAAGCCATCGATGACGCTGCCGAAGGCGGACGATTCGTTCTTTCCACCGGCGATCAATGCGGACGCGACACGCCGTTCGAGAACCTTCATGCCATGGTGGAAACGGCACGCACCTATGGAAAGTATTAG